Proteins encoded in a region of the Cytobacillus luteolus genome:
- a CDS encoding helix-turn-helix domain-containing protein, with the protein MLGEKIRKLRKQKKLTLEQLAGSELTKGMLSLIENNKAKPSMESLEYIASRLGVAISDLMGETSIQETRELLEKAEALINLDFENNKDKFKELIMLIEPYTPKLSHGYESARLLDIYSRSLFHEQKSGWKELVQQVSTMYDEMNLTARRASIGIFNALEKFYEHRYSESLAIFINERKEVEAKHAFIDPMTRLDFDYYEAILYFAVGNADAASKVIENALSYSKEKRIFYLIDELYRIAAAHSMMSNDKEKTDYFLTKLKQYGEFVEDFKPLFFYKLFKLMSLTFEQHKYGLALELINEYSEDFALVEQFGPWLYIEKGKALYGLGHYQEAIENIEKSEIPHYIHHPFDLSIFYIKHAYKALAYLALEDHSKALLTAETAVTLFEPLPDSSFKQFSNEVYNKIVETQKKA; encoded by the coding sequence ATGCTGGGAGAAAAAATACGAAAACTACGTAAACAGAAAAAACTAACCTTAGAACAGCTTGCAGGATCTGAACTTACTAAGGGTATGCTCAGTTTAATTGAAAATAATAAAGCAAAGCCTTCAATGGAAAGTCTAGAATATATTGCGAGTCGACTCGGAGTAGCTATATCAGATTTAATGGGAGAAACAAGTATCCAGGAAACTAGAGAACTATTGGAAAAAGCTGAGGCTTTAATAAATTTGGACTTTGAAAACAATAAGGACAAGTTTAAAGAATTAATTATGTTAATTGAACCATATACACCTAAGCTTTCTCATGGATATGAATCAGCTAGACTGTTAGATATATATAGTCGAAGCCTTTTTCATGAACAGAAAAGTGGCTGGAAGGAACTCGTACAACAGGTTTCAACAATGTATGATGAAATGAATTTAACTGCTAGACGTGCCTCTATCGGAATATTTAATGCTCTTGAAAAATTTTATGAGCACCGCTACTCAGAATCACTGGCGATTTTTATAAATGAACGTAAAGAGGTCGAAGCTAAACATGCCTTTATTGACCCTATGACACGTCTAGACTTTGACTATTATGAAGCAATACTGTACTTCGCGGTGGGTAATGCAGATGCCGCTTCAAAGGTTATTGAAAATGCACTGAGTTATTCAAAGGAGAAAAGAATCTTTTACCTAATTGATGAATTATACCGTATTGCGGCTGCACATTCGATGATGTCTAACGATAAGGAAAAAACGGATTACTTCTTAACTAAGTTAAAGCAATATGGAGAATTTGTTGAAGATTTTAAACCTCTCTTTTTCTATAAATTATTTAAGCTCATGTCTCTAACTTTTGAACAGCATAAATATGGACTAGCTCTGGAATTGATAAATGAGTATTCAGAGGATTTTGCCCTGGTGGAGCAGTTCGGACCTTGGCTTTATATTGAAAAGGGAAAGGCCTTATATGGTTTAGGGCACTATCAAGAGGCGATCGAAAATATCGAAAAGAGTGAAATTCCTCACTATATACATCATCCTTTCGACTTGTCGATTTTCTATATAAAACACGCTTATAAAGCACTGGCATATCTAGCTTTAGAGGATCATTCAAAAGCTTTGCTAACAGCAGAAACAGCGGTTACACTATTCGAACCTTTGCCGGATTCATCTTTTAAGCAATTTTCAAATGAAGTCTACAATAAAATCGTGGAGACACAAAAAAAGGCCTGA
- a CDS encoding phytoene desaturase family protein — protein sequence MTKSICIIGAGIGGLTAGAYLAKAGYDVTVLEKATTVGGSAGWYIRKGRMFPTGATIAFGLEENGVLRKIVNELQIELPVNDMLHPMDVILPSGKVSIYKSKESWEKELKLAFPDRSGDVIKFWDELNQLSQDVLGVTESEVSLPIRRLYDLGTLPKFLVKHPDAALRLARFARWTVRDLLKRHNLDSYEPLIHFLDAQLIDAVQTDVSEAALLPSCVALSIYRKGSFTFENGMGQLSKALSDKIVEHGGRVLLKSPVQKVNYDPIQKKWGIESKKCSSLFDIVINNSGISFGPKTSYTDDGEFSWGAFRLDAIVSDEIKKELPKDSSLPFAYQIVPSSSQSTLLNRAHGPVYVTFHNAKGKNGEPINNEVAMTISVHTDLSLWNAYSKEEYKLAKEQLVGEILNEVEHVIPVKEKLKYFEAGSPLTYEKFIGKSGVGGFPLTVKNAIRKPRGVRSKLPQFYIVGEHVFPGPGTLSSCLSGYYAARTIVKEYS from the coding sequence TTGACAAAGTCCATATGCATCATCGGTGCAGGCATAGGTGGGTTAACTGCTGGAGCCTATTTAGCAAAGGCTGGCTATGATGTGACTGTTTTAGAAAAAGCTACTACAGTTGGAGGATCTGCAGGTTGGTATATTCGTAAAGGAAGAATGTTCCCTACTGGAGCTACCATTGCCTTTGGATTAGAGGAAAATGGTGTATTAAGAAAAATAGTGAATGAACTACAAATAGAGCTGCCGGTTAATGATATGCTTCACCCGATGGATGTTATTTTACCGAGTGGTAAGGTTTCCATCTACAAGTCAAAAGAAAGCTGGGAGAAAGAGCTAAAACTAGCCTTTCCTGATCGAAGTGGAGATGTCATTAAATTTTGGGATGAACTTAACCAATTAAGTCAGGATGTTCTTGGAGTAACAGAATCTGAGGTATCTTTGCCGATTAGAAGATTATATGACTTAGGAACGTTGCCTAAGTTTCTAGTAAAACACCCTGATGCAGCACTTCGTCTGGCGCGATTTGCTCGGTGGACAGTGAGGGATCTACTAAAACGACATAATCTTGATTCATATGAACCTCTCATTCATTTCCTTGATGCTCAACTAATTGACGCTGTTCAAACAGATGTAAGTGAAGCAGCCCTTTTACCTTCATGTGTTGCACTATCTATTTACAGAAAAGGGAGCTTTACTTTTGAAAATGGGATGGGGCAATTAAGCAAAGCACTTTCTGATAAAATTGTGGAGCACGGCGGCAGAGTGCTACTAAAATCACCAGTTCAGAAAGTAAACTACGATCCTATTCAGAAGAAATGGGGAATTGAAAGTAAAAAGTGTTCTTCACTTTTTGATATAGTAATTAATAATTCTGGCATATCTTTTGGTCCTAAAACAAGTTACACAGATGATGGTGAATTCTCTTGGGGAGCATTCAGATTAGATGCGATTGTATCGGATGAGATTAAAAAAGAACTTCCAAAAGACAGTAGTCTTCCGTTTGCTTACCAAATTGTTCCTAGCTCATCTCAGTCTACCCTTTTAAATCGAGCACATGGGCCAGTTTATGTTACATTTCACAACGCGAAGGGTAAGAACGGTGAGCCAATAAATAATGAGGTGGCCATGACAATATCTGTGCATACAGACCTCAGTTTATGGAATGCTTACTCTAAAGAGGAATATAAGCTTGCTAAAGAACAACTAGTAGGTGAAATTCTTAATGAGGTTGAGCATGTAATACCTGTGAAGGAAAAGCTAAAGTATTTCGAAGCTGGTTCTCCGTTAACTTATGAGAAGTTTATTGGTAAATCAGGGGTCGGTGGTTTTCCGTTAACTGTAAAAAATGCAATTAGGAAGCCTAGGGGAGTGCGTTCAAAGCTACCTCAATTTTATATTGTGGGGGAACATGTTTTTCCGGGCCCAGGAACACTGTCATCATGTTTAAGTGGATATTATGCAGCAAGAACAATAGTGAAAGAATATTCTTAA
- a CDS encoding class F sortase, with the protein MIYDEIQEGSVNKEPVVEGKSFQDQAISTRVIRQDTGFVPQNLAIPSLNLDANIISVGLQEDGTMEVPKDVMEVGWYTQGAKPGQNGNVVLAGHVDSYLGPGIFFHLENVTLNDKIIITDGHNREITYRITKIEKYPYQDGPLEEIFGFTSQKRLQLITCTGSYNPFKRTHEERLVVTAIEVEI; encoded by the coding sequence ATGATATATGATGAGATACAAGAAGGCTCAGTCAATAAAGAACCGGTTGTAGAAGGTAAATCGTTTCAGGATCAAGCGATTTCTACTAGAGTGATAAGGCAAGATACAGGATTTGTTCCTCAGAATCTTGCCATACCATCTCTAAACTTAGATGCAAATATCATATCAGTGGGACTTCAAGAGGATGGAACGATGGAAGTACCAAAGGATGTTATGGAAGTTGGATGGTATACGCAAGGTGCTAAGCCGGGTCAGAACGGGAATGTAGTGTTAGCTGGACATGTGGATAGCTATCTTGGTCCTGGTATCTTCTTTCATTTAGAAAATGTTACTTTGAATGATAAAATTATTATTACAGATGGTCATAATAGAGAAATCACCTATCGTATAACAAAAATAGAAAAATATCCATACCAGGATGGACCACTTGAAGAGATATTTGGTTTCACTTCTCAAAAGAGATTGCAGTTAATAACATGTACTGGTTCATATAATCCGTTTAAAAGAACACATGAAGAACGATTAGTTGTGACAGCTATAGAAGTGGAAATTTAG